Proteins co-encoded in one Haloarcula pelagica genomic window:
- a CDS encoding DUF420 domain-containing protein, producing the protein MQATARNHVGKLTGLLTAVSLALVFGAVGGVIPQRLLPRAPETVVAAIPHVNAAISALAIVTIVAGIRAIRRGDIDRHRQLMLTTFGLFGAFLTLYLYRVVLEGPTDFTGPAAVETYVYFPVLGIHILLAILAIPLVYYVLLLAASYPVGQLRETNHPRAGKAAATLWLISFSLGIVVYAMLYVFW; encoded by the coding sequence ATGCAGGCCACGGCACGGAACCACGTCGGGAAGCTAACGGGGCTGCTGACTGCGGTCTCGCTCGCGCTCGTGTTCGGCGCGGTCGGGGGTGTGATCCCCCAGCGACTCCTACCGCGTGCCCCGGAGACAGTCGTCGCGGCGATCCCCCACGTCAACGCGGCCATCAGTGCGCTCGCGATCGTCACGATCGTCGCCGGAATCCGTGCGATTCGTCGCGGCGACATCGACCGACACCGGCAACTGATGCTGACGACGTTCGGGCTGTTCGGGGCCTTCCTCACGCTGTACCTCTATCGCGTCGTCTTGGAGGGGCCGACCGACTTCACCGGCCCCGCGGCCGTCGAGACGTACGTCTACTTCCCGGTGCTGGGAATACACATCCTGCTCGCGATCCTCGCGATCCCGCTTGTCTACTACGTCCTCCTGCTGGCCGCCAGCTACCCCGTCGGGCAACTACGCGAGACGAACCACCCGCGTGCGGGGAAGGCGGCCGCGACGCTGTGGCTGATCTCGTTTTCCCTGGGGATCGTCGTCTACGCGATGCTGTACGTGTTCTGGTGA
- a CDS encoding GNAT family N-acetyltransferase, with protein sequence MPSPAFIETERTALRPPEREDLDWMQSVFCDERVWGWGTYPQPMTGEQMETFYEDTLADGESVHLLICVDADTDDPGQVQQRTDRVGLVAMTDHEPEQGTAELAYWLDPDAWNQGFATEAASRLVAYGFDQRGLRKWAARVVGGNDRSVAVLERLGFTREGQHRRDWRLDGEWRDTHWFGLLRAEWES encoded by the coding sequence ATGCCGAGCCCTGCCTTCATCGAAACCGAGCGGACAGCCCTCCGGCCGCCCGAACGTGAGGACCTCGACTGGATGCAGTCAGTGTTCTGTGACGAGCGGGTGTGGGGGTGGGGAACGTACCCACAGCCGATGACGGGCGAGCAGATGGAGACGTTCTACGAGGACACACTCGCCGACGGGGAGTCGGTCCACCTCCTGATCTGTGTCGACGCGGACACCGACGACCCCGGGCAGGTCCAGCAGCGGACGGACCGGGTCGGCCTGGTCGCCATGACAGACCACGAACCAGAGCAGGGGACGGCCGAACTCGCGTACTGGCTGGACCCGGACGCCTGGAATCAGGGGTTCGCGACGGAGGCGGCCAGCCGCCTGGTCGCGTACGGCTTCGACCAGCGTGGGCTTCGGAAGTGGGCGGCCCGCGTGGTCGGGGGCAACGACCGATCGGTGGCGGTTCTCGAACGACTGGGCTTCACCCGAGAGGGGCAACACCGGAGGGACTGGCGGTTGGACGGCGAGTGGCGCGACACACACTGGTTCGGCCTGCTCCGGGCGGAGTGGGAGTCGTAG
- the purF gene encoding amidophosphoribosyltransferase, whose translation MHEKCGVVGISLRDRNAARPLYYSLYALQHRGQESAGIVTHDGFQQHSHVEMGLVGDAFGPGDLESLNGSNGIGHVRYPTAGSVNACCAQPFSVSFKSGSLGLSHNGNLVNADEIGDELADLGHAFTSDGDTEVIAHDLARNLLEEDLVRAVKRTMERIHGSYSLTIMHDETVLGVRDPEGNRPLCIGELEDGYVLTSESAAIDTLDGELVRDVRPGELVVLHPDGTGYDTYQLIERENTAHCFFEHVYFARPDSTIDESLVYEVRRELGRKLWEESGVESDVVLPVPDSGRAFASGYAEAAQDDGSDIEFAEGLMKNRYVGRTFIMPTQDERERAVRLKLNPIKSTIEGKKVTIIDDSIVRGTTSTQLIGLLRDAGAEEVHVRIGAPPIVAPCYMGIDMASRDELIAGDQSVEEIRDEIESDSLSYLSIDAIAETLETSQTDLCLGCVTGEYPYDIEGEETDRDVVRPDIGGSAAPADD comes from the coding sequence ATGCACGAGAAGTGCGGCGTTGTCGGCATCTCGCTTCGGGATCGAAACGCCGCCCGTCCCCTCTACTACTCCCTCTATGCCCTCCAGCATCGCGGCCAGGAATCGGCCGGCATCGTCACCCACGACGGCTTCCAGCAACACAGCCACGTCGAGATGGGTCTCGTCGGCGACGCCTTCGGCCCCGGTGACCTCGAATCACTGAACGGCTCGAACGGGATCGGCCACGTCAGGTACCCGACGGCGGGCAGCGTCAACGCCTGCTGTGCACAGCCGTTCTCGGTGTCGTTCAAGTCGGGGTCGCTGGGCCTCTCGCACAACGGCAACCTCGTCAACGCCGACGAGATCGGCGACGAACTGGCCGATCTGGGCCACGCGTTCACCTCCGACGGCGACACCGAAGTCATCGCCCACGACCTCGCACGGAACCTCCTTGAAGAGGACCTGGTGCGCGCGGTCAAGCGGACGATGGAGCGCATCCACGGCTCGTACTCGCTGACGATCATGCACGACGAGACGGTGCTGGGCGTGCGCGATCCGGAAGGGAACCGTCCGCTGTGTATCGGTGAACTGGAGGACGGCTACGTCCTCACCTCCGAGTCGGCCGCCATCGACACGCTGGACGGCGAACTCGTCCGGGACGTTCGCCCGGGCGAACTGGTCGTCCTCCACCCTGACGGCACGGGGTACGACACCTACCAGCTCATCGAGCGCGAGAACACGGCCCACTGCTTCTTCGAGCACGTCTACTTCGCCCGCCCGGACTCGACCATCGACGAGAGCCTGGTCTACGAAGTCCGGCGGGAACTGGGGCGGAAACTCTGGGAGGAGTCGGGCGTCGAGTCCGACGTGGTCCTCCCGGTCCCCGACTCCGGGCGAGCGTTCGCCTCTGGCTACGCCGAGGCCGCGCAAGACGACGGCTCCGACATCGAGTTCGCCGAGGGCCTGATGAAGAACCGCTACGTCGGGCGGACGTTCATCATGCCCACCCAGGACGAGCGCGAGCGGGCCGTCCGGCTGAAACTGAACCCGATCAAGTCGACGATCGAGGGCAAGAAAGTGACCATCATCGACGACTCGATCGTCCGCGGGACCACCTCGACACAGCTCATCGGCCTCCTGCGGGACGCCGGCGCTGAGGAGGTCCACGTCCGGATCGGTGCGCCGCCAATCGTCGCGCCCTGTTACATGGGCATCGACATGGCCTCCCGCGACGAACTCATCGCCGGCGACCAGTCCGTCGAGGAGATCCGCGACGAGATCGAGTCCGATTCGCTGTCCTATCTCTCCATCGACGCCATCGCCGAGACGCTGGAGACGAGCCAGACGGACCTCTGTCTCGGCTGTGTCACCGGGGAATACCCCTACGACATCGAGGGCGAGGAGACGGATCGGGATGTCGTCCGACCGGATATCGGTGGGTCGGCGGCACCTGCCGACGACTAG